A window of Hemiscyllium ocellatum isolate sHemOce1 chromosome 35, sHemOce1.pat.X.cur, whole genome shotgun sequence genomic DNA:
CCCAATATATGGATAACAATGATTCAAGAAGCATCTATTTCTGTGATTGACAAAAAATGTCGATTTAACATTTTCTCATTGTTTTCTTtaataaataaatattgataAGCAATTCATGATAtaccatgaatgaaaaaaaagatcTTTTATGGTGACATTGACAGCTCTCCTGCAACTAACATAAGGTTTCTACTGTTGTTCAAAACTGCTTAACTAGATTGACAGCACTCCAGTCGTAATACTCAGTATTCTCTGTGAAGCAGATACAATGCCCTCGTAATATCGTAAAAGAAGATGGGGAACTGTAGGCAGGATCAATAGAGCTGTGCTCATACAGGGCTCAAGAAGATTTATTATGTTCCAAACAGGGAATAGCTCAAGTCTATGAAAGAATTTGCATTGGGAGGTAAACGTATGCTTTCTTCTTCGATTGTCTACCGAAGATAGGCTCTTTCCTATCATTTGCGAAATTATAGCTGAACTCAGTAAATTTCATTCTGGGAAGACTCGTCAGCATGACCAATTGTCTCACCGAATGCAGAACTAAAGCCCATTGGTCTGATTTACATCCTGTCTATTCAGCTGCATTAAGAGCGAAGTACAATTCAATTATTTCTTCATCTGAAAGAAAAGTTTTGAACCTTGACAAACGAGAAGGGATGGAATAAATAAGGAACAAGTCGACCTCCCGAACTCGCATAGAAATAATCCATCGTGATGAGTGGAGTGAGGAATAATGTGCTGGGAGTGATGGAGGAATAAACCATTGTCAAAGAGGAAATGGTCCGAGTGAAATAaagacagggaaggggagtggaaGATACTTTTGATTGTTGCATTATTTTGCAGGTGGTGGATTTGGTGGCAAACTTTCTTTCATAGTGATAGCTGTTTGTTTTGCTGTCAAAGGCACTAGGAATTACTACTGAAATTTGACTGGTTTGGAAGAGAAGCGTTCGTTATCGCTGGAGAAACCGCACAGATCTGGCTGCATTTTTGGCGAGAAAGCAGAATagacgtttcaggtccagtgaccaatCTTAAGAACGGACTGCAGTGAGGAAAGGTTTTCTATATACTATAGATGTAGCTGGAGGAAGGGGGTTTGTGGGGCTTCAGTAATAATTGGAGATAGCGTCCAAGGCGAGAGACAACGGTTCAGGATACAAAAGAATGGATAATGGTAGTCTTTAGAGAAAGACAATCAGAAACAATTAGGACCTTTGCTGTATGAAAATGGTTAACTCTGGTGAAAGCATTCCTTAGGATGACAAGCCCTGATGTGTCGGCGTTCGTGTAAGTCATGGAGGAACGTGttcaaaattattgaactcgttGTTGAGTTGTGAAGGCTGCAGGGTTCACAAGTGGAAAGTTAAATGCTGTTATTTCAGTTTGTGCAAAGTTTCACTGCAGCAGGGTAACAAGcccgagacagagatgttgaccagaACCAACCAGAGGATTCTGAGATATCGCTTGTTTCCATTCTGGAATTCGACGTTGCCATCAGCATGGATGTGAAAGGCATCGTTGAAGAACTTGGCATTAAGAAACAGTCAAACACAGACATTACATTACTGTAATATTTCTATCATTCCTGCTTCTTCTAACCAAATAAAAAACTGGAGAGGAAAGCTTCACACGACAGCAAACAGAACATGATGAGATGTCGGCAGTGACAGTTCGAGAGGGTAAAGGAGCACAAGCATTTATTGCTTCTGGAAACTGCTGTTAGTGGGAGCAGGTACGTTTTGAGAAAATGTTATCGGAGGAGACGGCACCAGTATCTTTAAATTATTATTAAAATGATTTGACGTTGTCATGATTACTTGAAGTTAATATTCAGGCTTTGTTAAAGCATTAAAATTGGAGATTGACTCAGTCGGATTGTGATACGACACACCTATACAAATTATAGTCCAATTCAAAACCAATCTGCACTCCCACCTCATATAGTTTAACTGTAATTATTTATTCTTATGTATTTTCCAAGTAATTCAAAGGCAGAGGGTTTTATTTTCTCCACTCAACTATTCCTTTGTATCGCCTACTGTGAGTCAGCTTGGTATCTAACCGTAAATATATTACAAAACTCCAAACGGAACAGTGATTCATGATCTGAAGTTCTTGAAGTCAACGTTGAGTCCACAGGCTGTAGAGTATCGAAGCAGAAATTGTGGGACTGTCGCTCCAGCTGATGGTTGGCTTCACTCAGACACAACTGCAAGTCCAGTGTTAAAATGCAGAGATAAACGTAAAATGGTGAGTTGCAATATCAGCTACCAAGAAAATCAAGATCATATTTGCAGATCGAATGGATGAATTCTGGAAAGTGACTACCCAATGGGTGTGGAGCAGACCACTTTTTGAGCAGTGAACACAATTAAACATGTACAtgtcttggacagtgaggagagagGATGTGAAAGACAATTGTTGCACATCGTGTGATTCCAAGGGAAGGTGCCGTTGGAGGAGGAATTATTCATTCCGAATGTCAGAGGAGTACACGACGACGTCACAAAGGGAAACAATAGTAACAAagtccatatcccttgaaacgcttcctattcatataactatccagatatcttttaaatgcagtCATTGTACGagaatccaccacttcctctggcagctcattccacatacacaccTGAGGATTTATTAAAGTATTGGACGACGTGAATACCAGGATGTGTGTGGACGTTCCTGAATCTTGATAACGAGTTCTTCATAGACTTTATCGCTGAATCGCTTCACCCATATGAAGTATACGACCTGCAGATAAGTTTATAGATGGTTTATTGCACACCGTGCATATGAATGATTTCTCTCCAGTGCGAATTAGTTTGTGTAGACGAAGGGTAAAAGACGTTGTGAGTGATCAGTCATGCACCTTTTATGAACATACCTAACGAAAGTGTAAGATAATTTACAGTTGAAGTATTTCCGTATTGTGAACATTTTGGTGTCTAAATAAGGTTGTTGGATGAGAAAATGACTTCGAATCACCAAACACTGTGGAAAAACTCTGTTGCACAGTTTTCTCTGCCATGTGGTGAAGAGGACTTTCCAACTTCGACATGGGGTTGCTTGCTGCTGCCACTTCCGGTTCATTCTTGATGGCAGCTGTTCTGTCTAATTTCGCTCCCTTTTCTGGACTTTGCGGCCATTGGATACACTTGAATGGTTTGCTTGACCATTTTAGAAGTTGGTTCACAGTCAAACCTCTGACTGTGGTTTGGAATCATAAAGAGGCCAAACCATGTAAGGGAAGAGGCGTAGATTTCCGTTGCGAAAGAGcgttagtgaaccacatgggtttttgcAACAAACACTTACAGCGTTTCCATTAGACGAATTTTAATTCAACATCTTACTCTGCAATAAGGTTCAGCTTCACCcacttcctcagaacattagtcTCGGCATgatggattactaatccagtgaatTGTTAAATCTTTAACAGCACCATTGCGCTAGGTTGTCTCTAATGAGCGATGGTCAAAGACTAAATTCTGTGTGGTGGCAATGTTGCTTTCCACTTGTCAACCAAAGTCACGCATTTTGCAATAAAATGCTAGGAATCTCAATTTTAGAATTAGCTTTAGGTTCAGTATCTGCACTCGAGTGATTAAATTCCCTGCACTGTGGAACAGGTCCTTAAGCCTACCTAGATTCATTTCTTTATGAATGATACACCCAACGTACAACTTAGAATGGTGAATTCACCTGCatttatttggactgtgggaggaaagcagagcatctGGTGGAAACCTATgccgacactgggagaatgtgcaaactccacacagtcacccgaggctggaaacgAAACTGAAACGCAcatactgtgaggtagcagtccGAATCACTGATCGACCGTGACTGAGAACGCTTCCGATTCTCCCTATCGTTTGTCTGACAAAGAAATATCTGACTTCATTGCACTTCGGCCCTTGAGGATCAGATGACCTTCATTGTTATGTCGGAATGCGGATGGTTCCAATTCTTATGAATGCAACCAGTGGTAACCACTATCGTGGTGCTTATACTTGAATATTTACAAGGAGTTATAATAAATTACTGATTATTATACTTGTCTCCCGAGGAGGCGTCAGCGTTCCAGTTTATCTTTGTACTGGTTCCCAGTTCTACTGCTGAACTGATGCTGTTACTCTGTCTCAAGGTGATTGCCATAACGACAATTACCTCCCTCCACAGCAACGTTTGGCAATCCCCATTCTATTCGATACTGTTGTGGAACTAGCCCCAATCGTATCCCGTCAAAAAAATTTCCAGTAATATCCTGGAGCCCATATAAGAAAGTTCAATCAATCCCATGCACAACACTTTAGTTTGGAATGAGTTAAATCATGagtcattcattcagtgaattttCAATAGCTGAAACCAATGGAAGAGCTAAACTCACTGCACGGCAAAACTTTCAACCGCAAAAACAACACGTGAAGACATATGATGGAAAGCTGCAGTCTGAAATGATCTGATCCATGTGACGGGAACTACAAATTCAAAAGCAATTGAAcattgaattttaattcaattaataGTCAAGTGTTTACGTGCCTCTTTACTATTGGGACTTTTAAGTTATAAACTTACATTCCCACTGAGTAGAAAAGATTGCTTCATCAATTTGTTCAAGTAACCGTAATGAATGCCAAGTCATGGTAATTTGTCTGACCTCATTGCCTAAATTGAGCTTCCTCCAAATTAGTGTATATAACTGCTTAAAATCAATGTATCGTATCCGTGCTTGAATCGCAACAAGAGGCGAACTCATCACGGGGAAAATGCCACGACCTAGAATGCTGCAAGTGGAAGCAATTTATTACCCTATTCTTGCAGCGGTTAGTGTTCCCTGTAAGTCACAACAGTGCATTCTTCCATTTTTTGTTTGCTAATAATGATTTTACTGCTGTTTTTGTTATCCgtattaacttttttttagacGTTTAATTTCATGTGTTGGTTATCTACATTTGCCAGTAATGGCCCCAAAATTCTGTTGTTCAATTCTTTTTGGGTATGAAATGTTCATTAGCCTTATTGTATTAGGTTATTTCATTGCAACGCACACAATTGCAGTTACCAAACGTTTTCGATCTATCTGTCCCCAATACAATGTAAAATAGCACTTTATTAAATGAATATTATCATCAACATTTTCAGAAATTTGTTCTCCAATTTTGAAACTGAATGATCTGGCTTTATTTGCAACTTAAATTTTCCAGTGTGCTTTATGTCATAGTTGTGATAATTTGGAATGAATTTTGAGAAATATTTTTTAGTTGTATAGACTGAAGACGAATCTTTCACCTGAGTGTGAATCGGGAAATTTAATCAAAACGGAGTTTTGAAGAGAATTACATCCAACAAGACGTTGAAACAAAGCCATCAGATATTCAATATGAGACATGGCAAAACAGCGAGAAAAACCGTTGACCACCACTGCAATCTATTAATGCTGATGTACTAGGACAGTTTTGTCTCTTTGATCAGTTTACCCTTCTCTTCCAGTAAATCTTACCTGCTGGGAAAGGCCATGGAATTTTTCAAGGGCATTCTTACAGTCCTGAAGTAACTAATTGTATGGTTTTGAATCATATCAAATTTTGAGacagttttgtttctttttcagtaTTTACAGCAGTTTAAACACGAAATTGTTATGCACAAATTTATTTGACTGATTGTTATGTTGTACAAACTTAATAAAAACAAAGTCAACTGAGATTGGTAATCCCAGTTGTACAATTTTGAAAAGAGACACTAGTTATCTTATCCAGAGCGCCGGGCTGAATGGCAGAGAGGTTGCCATAGTACAAAGTTGCATAGAAAAATAGTGAATGTAAACAATTTGTAGATTAGTGTTTAAAACGAATCATAAAGAAGTTACATTAAATTCTTCATACAACTAAATATTTGTCTTATATATTTGATGTTGGCATCTCGAGATGAAAGTAAAAAGAAGTATAATccgaggagcaaattactgcagagcCTAAAATCTGTGTTGAAagcaagaagtgctggagatcacagcgagtcaggcaacatccatggaggcTTACGTTTCCAGTCTTTATTGGAGCTGGCAGTCATGTAAATTCCATGCgtgagcttgctctctctctctctctctttccctctctctgtctctctctctctctcgctccatgGATGTTACCTGGTCCGTTGTGATCACCAGAGTTTGCAGTTTTCAATGCACAATCCATGATGAGTGATGTGTTTCACTCAACTGTGACCTGTTTAAACACATGCATTGCGTATTTTATCATCGGCATTGTTTTTGCCACCTTATCGTTTAGTGATCCTTTGACTGATTGACAAATGACTTGCACGCTTATTTTCAGTTTTCTGGAATCACTGCTTCAGTGAACACAATGCTGACTGCAATTGATGGTGCAAAATTAGTGATATTGGATcaacatttttcttgtttttctcGCAACGTTTGACCGAAAATGTTGATGAATTGATCAAAACTGAAAGTAGCTGCGAACCAAACAGAATAATATATTGATGTGCAAAGCAGGGCGATATTTATTTCCGTGAGCATAAAATCTGGTTGGGAACAATAGCTGTGATCTGAACTGATGGCGCCCATTTTTAGGATGCAGAAAATGAAAGTGAACGAGCTCCTCACATACTAGTCCGAGAAGATTCTATTGTATTGTGGTGACCCAGCTATTGGGTATCTTAACTAAATTTTCGTGTGTCCCTCTAAATCACATGGAAGTTGTAAAAATCAAATCATGATAAATATCATTCTTTCTGCATTTGTAGCTCTTTTTGATACAACATTCTCTGGTATAAACTGGCTAAAGTGAGTTCTGATTCATTAAAAGTTGGACTGGCATGATTACGTGCCACACAATTGACCTGAAGCAAAATGAAATTGAGTTGAATGACTGCATCACGAATTTAGTGGTAGTTTAGATGCGATTTATTCTCAAATTAATTATCTCCGTGTCTTAGtgccattttattttcatttcttctaGGTAATATAATTGCAATTGGGATTCTCTTGCGTGGGAAGTGTGGACTTTCCAGATGCATCACATGTTACCTCGTgtccatggcagtggcagatctacTTGTGGTAATGTTTGACGTAATATTTTATGAGATTAATGACATTTACTTCTCATATTCATTTTTGAACTACACGCCAATTTGGAGCCTTAACATTGCCCTGCTTTGCACAGCAATAGATTGTTCTGTTTGGGTTACAGttgctttcacttttgatcgattcATCGCCATTTGCTGCCAAACGTTGCGAAAAAAATATTGCAATGAAAGAACTGCATCAATAATTATAGCAACTACCTATGCATTGAGCTTTGTAGAAAACATtccaatttattttgaaaatgaacACTTGGAAATGATCGACAATGCAACTTGGTTCTGCAATGTAAAATCGAGTCTCTTTAATGTACCTCTCTGGGTAGCATACTGTTTCGTTGACTTTACCCTAACACCATTTGTACCATTTGTACTGATTGCGTTGCTCAATGCTTTCACGATTAAGCATGTTGTGCAGAGTAATAGAGTAAGGAAAAAGCTTCAGAGAAGTGAACGAGAAGATCACAATGATCCTGAGATGGATAACCGGAGGAAATCGATCATGTTACTGCTGGCCATCTCTGgctgttttatattgttgtggacaGTAACTTTTGTACATTCTGTGTGCACACAATTCGTAGGCATTCCATTTTTCTCCAGAAATTACAACGATCCATTCGCCATCATGGAGCACACTGGATATATGCTTCAGTGTTTGAGTTCGTGCACAAACACGTTTATCTACGCGGTGGCTCAGGTCAAATTCAGAAGGGAATTGATGGCCATCATTGAATATCCATTCGTTCTGACAAAGTCCATGATTTCGCAAAATGGATAATCATGTGTGTCTTAATAGTTTTACCAAAATTCTTCTCAAGCTTTTAGTCGTCATTTTAGTCTTAGGCAAAGTCGCCATAATCACAGTTAAGTGTGCTCATATAATGTTTGTAGAAAACAGAAATGAAATTGAAGAAAGGATcgtaaaacatgaaaacaaagcATAACCAATCAATGAAAATGTCAATCTAACGATTGCTTAAATGAATCCAGGAACACAAAGATTAGCAATTGTTTGTCTAATCCAGGGAGAAATATCAAGGAGTACATGACCAATCAAATGCGTACTATCTGAACCTGGACTAATATGTTATAAAATTTCTCAAACAGCGATAAAAGAAGgaagatggaatggtcagacaATACAAGGTGAAAACACAAAATGAACTGTAAAATTTGCTGTAATAAGAAACAAAACCAATTATCGATGCTAATTAACCTTTGTATATATTGCATTAACAGTTAATAAATTTACTTCACCATGCTTTCTGTATTTCTAtatctcaaatgctccaacccagaCAATATCCTTGGAAAGCCTTCCTAAAACCTCTCCAGTTTAGTACAGAGTCcacaattgaatgcaatattccaaaagtggccgaaccaatgtcctgcatagctACAGGATAACTTCCAACTCTGTGTTatgcaataaaagcaagcataccaaacaccttctttgctatcctgtcTAACTtctttcaagcaactatgaagctaaacttcaaggtctctttgttcagcaatgcctCTGAGGACCTCATCTTGCAAGGAATAAGCATCTTAAGGCTTAAGTCAAGAATGAAACAGAGGCATACATCTGAAAAGTGCTCGGATGAAGTCAACCCCTTCAATGTGTAGGGTTTCTAGATGTGCATATAACAGGGAAATCAGCAGGACAAAGAAAGAGTTTGAGATAGCTTTTACAGTTATGGTAATGGAGAATCCCAAAAGATTCTGCAATACATCAAGCGTGAAAGATTGTCTAGGGAGGCAATAGAaaccctcaaacatcagcaagttCATTTATGTGTGCAGTCACAATACATGAGTATGATCCTAAATGTATATTTCTCATCAGCGTTTGAAGTGTACAAAAGTCAGGGAGCTAGTAATGTAaatggtgatgtcttgaaaatTGTTTACATTGCCGAAGGTGGTGGAGGTCTTAAAACCCATAAAAGTAGATCACCCGTACCTGATCAAGTACATGGTTGTGGGAAGTTAGGTAAGGAGTTGCAGGGCCCTTCGACAAAATATTCCACTCATGAGCAACCATGAATGAGGTGTGGGAAGACTGAAGAATGATTACTGATCTGTCATTATTTATGGAAGGatgcaaggaaaagccagagaataACAGATTTTTGTGCCTACTATAAGTGGCGAAGTTGTTGGAATAGATTCCAAGGGTTTTGATTTACACAGATTTtgtattagggatagtcagtatacggtttgtgtgtgggaaatagtgtctcacaaatttgattaagttttatttaaacaGATCACAATGAAgatagatgagggtagtgcagtagGTGTTGTCTGCATGGCCGTTAGCAAGTTTTTCAACAGATACCTAATTAGTTAGGTTAGATCACATTGGATACAGGAAGAGCTATATTTGTATGCAAAGTTAACTTGATGCCAGGAGAGAGACGGAGACCGTAGATGATTGCTTTTCAGCTTGAAGGCTTGTAACGAGTGGTatgctgcaaggatcggtgcagggtcaaTTTtcgcaaaacctgcgcccacagatcctccctcacctccatccgaggccccaaagaagccttccacattcatcaaactttcacctgcacacccaccaatgtaacttattgtgtccgttgctcccaatgcggtctcctctacattggggagactggtcgCCTCCTCACAGAGCGTTTTAGGGTACATCTCTGGGCCGCCTGAACCAATCACCCCACCGCCATGTggtccaatatttcaactccccctcctactctgcagAGAGCATGCAGgtctgggccttctccaccgccACTCCCCACCACccggcacctggaggaagaatgcctcatcttccacctcggaacacttcaatcctaggacatcaacgtggacttctccagtttcctcgttttcCCTCACCCCAATTTACCCCCGtttcaatcttccagctcagcactgtcctcatggccTATTCTACCTACCAATCTACCTTCCCAaatatccgctccactctcccctctgacctatcacctccatccccacccccattcacctattggacactttgctaccttctccccagctacccaccccccacctcccgccCACAACTTATCTGtccatcctggaggctccctgcctccattcctgatgaagggcttttgcccgaaacgtctattttcgtgctcctcagacgctgctgATCTGCTGtggatttccagcaccactcttatctaaAGGCAGGGGCCACTTTTGTTTGCCGTTGATATAAACAATTAAATAAGATGATTCGTAAGTTTGTGTATGACACAAACATTGGTGGCATAAAGAACAGTGAAAAAGGTTGTCgaagagtacaacgggatcttgatcaactgagcCTGTCGGCTGAGGAATGTTAGTtgtagattaatttagataaatgtgagatgttgcattttgggaagacaacCCAAAGCAGGATTTATTTAGTTAATGGTAGAACCCTCGTATGTGGTCGAACACAGAGGTCATGCATTGCAGGTATATGggtctttgaaagtggaatcacaggcagACAGGATGATGGAAGTGACGTTTGGCGCTCTTGCCTTCATCCGTCAGAACATTTAGCATGGGAGTTGGGATTTCATTTTACAGCCgtacaaggtattggtgaggccgcatttggagtactgcatactgttctgttcgtcctgctttcggaatgatgttattaaatttGACTGACTCCAGAAAACATTTTTAACATcgtgcagctgtacagaactctgaTGTGTCCGCACTTGGAGTTTTGTACCCAGTTCTGGTTACCGATTaattggagggatgtggaagctttcgaaaatgttcagaggtgatttactcagatggagggaaagacttattaggaaaggctgaggaacttgaggctattttcgttagagagaaggttgagaggtgacttaagtgagatgtataagataatcagagggttagatagagtggacagtgaggacctTTTCCTTCGGATAGTGATGGCTTTCACAAGGGAACatacctttaaattgaggggtgatagatataggagagatgtcaaaggtagtttctttactcagagagcagtcgGTGCCTGGAACGCTCGACCTACAACAGGTGTAGACTCGCctattttaagggcatttaaatggtcgtgTGGGTGAAAATTGGATAATGTAGGATTgttaggcttcagattggttccacaggtcggtgaaAATCGAGGGcggaaaggcctgtactgcactgtaatattcgaCGTTATATGTTCCGGGGCAGCCCACCATGTGGGACCTTACTAATGCTCttaatgaaatccatattgactgcGTCAATCGccctgccttcatcaaccttcctggtcactttatcagaactgtaacaaatttgtTTGGCATGCTCTCCGattcacaaagctatgctgaccacTCCTAATTaaatctgtctttccaaatgcatttataGCTTATCTCAGAATCTACTCAAGTAACTTCccaaccacagatgttaagcttattgGTCTATATTTCCTAGGCTTTTCTCGCagctcttcttgaataatggcacaacattcgctactctcccgtcttccaggacctcacctgtggcgaACAATGATGCAGAAATATCAGCTagggcctctgcaatttcttctctggcTTCTTTCCATTTCGTTGGATATATcttgtcaggaccaggagatttatccaccgtcatacattctaatgcatccaacgcCTCCTCTACTTTGATATGGATTGCTTCCAAGGTATgatcactaacttccccaagttcccaagcctTCACGTCTTTTTCCACGGTAAACAAGGAGGagaatattcattgaggacctcacccataTTCCTGCGGTTCTGTGCAAAAATCCCCACTTTGGCCCTTGACTGGCCTAATTTTCTCTCTATTTGCTTTCCTTTAATATATTGATCCCAGCTGCCAGTAACTGAGCCAAGTCTCCTTTGTTTTTCTGATCAAATTCTCAACATCTGTTGTTCTCTAGCGTTCCATGATCCtgtcaaccttgcccttcaccttcACAGGAATATATAGGCTTTGAACTCTAGCTAGCTCACTTTCAAAGGCCTTCCACCTGCCTGCAAAAAAGAAACGACTCCAATCAACAGCTGAAAAGACCTGTCTAATTCTATCAGTTTCGCCTTGCCCCAACTTCGAACTTGAATCCGTGGACTAGTTTTTTCCCTCgccattattattttaaaattaatagaaccaTGGCACTGTGTCCAAAGTGCTCCCTCTTCCCTATTACTCAAGAGTAGGTCGAGGTTTGCCCTTTCCGAGTAGGATGCTGAATATACTGCTTGaagaaactttcctgaatgcgTTTACCAGATTCCGACCCAATAGAAGCCACTGATATTCTGGCAGTCCCACTCAATggtaggaaaattaaaatcctaaTTTCGATCGGTTACAGAGATACATACTCTGGTATATATTAACATGCTGTACTGCTGGCCCCCTAACAATGCGTTATTATATTCCTGGTTATCTCATTCCCCATCTCTCAGGATTGATAGTCGTCTTTGCTACATAATTAGTTCGTACAATACATCTGCTGTAAGTTAGATTATAGTTTGCTCACTATTGCTGCCATTGGCAACTGGATGGAGATTAATCTGCGCCTGTTTAAATCATCGTTCCTGCTTGCCTTCATGTCGGAACCAGCAGTTTGCTTTCTATCTCCTGGTTTCCCACAATTCTCACATTTCCTACTGGGGAAGTTCTTGGCCAAATGCCCATCCTTTGTGCCCCCCTCTCTTAGCACACTTAAGTACACTGTCTCCTTTCGCTATTTCGGACCGGCTCCCTATCTGTGT
This region includes:
- the LOC132832654 gene encoding probable G-protein coupled receptor 139 — its product is MAVADLLVVMFDVIFYEINDIYFSYSFLNYTPIWSLNIALLCTAIDCSVWVTVAFTFDRFIAICCQTLRKKYCNERTASIIIATTYALSFVENIPIYFENEHLEMIDNATWFCNVKSSLFNVPLWVAYCFVDFTLTPFVPFVLIALLNAFTIKHVVQSNRVRKKLQRSEREDHNDPEMDNRRKSIMLLLAISGCFILLWTVTFVHSVCTQFVGIPFFSRNYNDPFAIMEHTGYMLQCLSSCTNTFIYAVAQVKFRRELMAIIEYPFVLTKSMISQNG